Part of the Macrobrachium rosenbergii isolate ZJJX-2024 chromosome 2, ASM4041242v1, whole genome shotgun sequence genome is shown below.
GCGAGTGAATGATCAGTGAAAATCTCGTATTTCCGTCACCCAGCGTCCTACAACCATGGTCTTGAAAATCCCCTTCCTAGCGGTGTTATGTCTTGCCCTCCTGTGTCGGCAAGAGGCCGGAGGATTTTTCCGATCCTCCAACGTAGTGACCACGAGATATGGCTCCATGCAAGGACTCATCGTTAAACCTGCCAACCGGGCGTTAGGACAGGTATCAGTCTTCTATGGTGTGCCTTATGCCGCCCCACCAATTGGTCACTTGAGGTTTATGCCACCAATGTCTCCTTTGTCCTGGATGGGACTCAAAAGGTTCCAGGACCTCCCCCCCGTATGTCCGCAAAAGCTTCCGGATGTTACCAACAGAAGGGAGGCACTGAGAAGGATGCCTGAGGGTAGATTCAACTATCTGCAACGTCTGTTGCCCCTCCTCAGAAATCAGAACGAGGATTGTCTTCACCTCAATATCTACGCTCCAATTCCAGGTATGTGAAGAGTTCGTGTCCAGTACTGTCGTCAACATCGCTATCACCACATCGAGCCACCATTGCTGTTATCTCCCGACTCATTATGTTAAGTATTAATTATCACTTATGTAGGACTCTAATTAATTTCCTACGACttttcatggtaaaaaaaatcgTCCCGTTGTTCTTTTCTTcgcaaagaaacaaggaaataagAGTTACCTAGGATATCGAGTTTATTTTAGCTGATCCTCATCATTTTTCATGCTTGTCATACAGGTTCAGGAGGAACGGTTTAGTTATTAGAAAACTCGAGAGTAAGACAAAAACTCCCATTATTTCAGATGTATATATTTCAGTGTATAATATACCTACACGCCGCCCATAATAGAATGCACTCTTTATTCAAGTTATCATTTATAAGAATTCTCTAACCAACAGATTCTTAGCTTGCGGTATTCATTCTCAATGGGGCTGAGGGTATGAGACTCGATATTTAAGTCTTGCAATGTTCTGTATTTGTTAATGGTGTACGATAATTCTGGTGCATAGAACGATAATTATGAGGAATTTGTATGATCATTTCTATCTGACTATACAATTGTCATCTGCCTTTttccgtataatatatatatatatatgtatgtatgtatgtatatatatatatatatatatatatatgtgtgtgtgtgtatgtatgtatgtatgtatgtatgtatgtatgtatgtatgtatgtatgtatgtatgattttcaGTTCTGAATATTTCTTGACTCTTCATGTATATAAAGCTATTGTAGTATTTGGAAATCTCACCAGCACCCAGCAGAACTGGTGGTAATGATGATTTCGATTGCCTGTCATGCGCGATATGGGGGACATACCAGGAAATCCAGTGGGGTTCTggaaaagtaaaaaggtcatGAACCCCAGCTATGAAGTCATACCCTCATGTAATTACCCCCGAGGCAGTTTAAATGGTGCGCTCTCCGAAGCAATAACGGAAGTAACGGTTGACCTAGATCTGTGGAGAATATTGAAGTCATTTGAGTAGCTATAGCAGTTAACTCTTTGCCTGCCTAATTACTGTCATAACCTTGGTGTTAAAGAGGCTGTGAGACTTAGCTAATATCTTTTCCccaagtattaaaaaaatgtcttcaCTCTGAATTTTCCTTTGATACTATTCGCCCTGGCTGGGCCTTGTCAGCAATTTCATACGCGAAGAACCAAGAattatcagtatatatttttttttgtacgttttcTCCGAGACAATTGAGTATTGCTTTCGTTATGAGGCGATTCGAAATCCCGAACGAAAATCTTTCGCATAATTGGAAGCCGACGAAGGAGCGGGAGTGCTTATGCACCCTAATGTTTGAgactgttaaaaattttaattctggCTGTGCCTGGATTCAGCTCTTACTCGTATGTGGACTTTTTCACGCAGCTGGTAAAACATGTCGAATCATAAGCGTATGATTAGAATCATGTAGCTTAGTTATTgtgaagcttatatatatatatatatatatatatatatatatatatatatatatatatatatatatatatatatatatatatgtgtgtgtgtgtgtgtgtgtgtgtgtgtgtgtgtgtgtgtgtgtatgtgtgtttgtgttaacaGAGAAAGTTGTAAGGAATGAGCAATTAAACTAAATTCACGTATAAAATATTCAAGACGGCTCATGCTTTCCATGTTCAGGCTTGTGGACTGAACTGGCGAAACGAGGTATCTGATGATTTATGGAAATATTCATATGgttaatgaaattcatatttggatatatttttaGGCAAAGAAAAAGTGCACCTATAAAGCCAATCGAGTtctccagttttttcttttttatcagagCTTCGTCGCTGTACACTCTGCTGCATAAAAAATAAGCTACATTGCCAGAATTTTCACTTGGAAAGAGTCGAAACTATTGCAGTTGTAACGATTTTTCTTCTAGGAAGATTACAGTCGCTTTCCCCTCCGGCACACTTACTTTTATCGGACGATGCCGTTATCTTTATTGCACTTGCTCACTTCATAGCCGAATTTACTGGATCGTTCTATACATTagttggtccgctggtatagcggttagtgccgtggaatgccactcagatgtcgggttcgcgtctcccccgggcgggatggaaaatcactggctctgtatcatgatcagttactgctgcagtgtggggtctgcggtgggaggttgaaaccaacattctttgggagcttgaatttcaagacaatggcttgttccatgtgaataggtgttatctaatgtaataataataataatttttgttttaatgttatcATTGACGGCATCCAatttgcgtgttttttttatcttggtataTTTAACTTTGCTGACTCTGTATTTATATTAACCTATGCTTCGGTTTGCATTGGGTTGTTACGCGCATATTACGATAATTGCACAGTATGTCTTTCTTGCTATTTACGTCGTCTCGAAAATTTTAATATAGGTAAAATGGGTAGTTGGTAAACATATCAtagtaaaatgattttaaatgcaTAGTCCATGGGGACTGATAATGAAATGCTCATACTAAAACTAGGCcgaaacatgacaaaaaatagAACAGAGGGGAAGAGGAACAAGAGTCAAGCACGAAGAACCTATCTCTTTAAGACTTCTCTAACACAAGTCTTTGAAGCTACTTAATACCCATAATCTAAAGCACTTAATTCCACAGCCTGGTCGTCAGCTATATTACTGTAAGACCAGATCAGCTGCTGAAGTGAAGGATGATTATAGTTAGGCAAAACAGATGcgggaaaataattttaaaattagccGTAGAGGAAAATAGTCTGTCAGTGAACCGAGCAATCTGAGCATAGCTGATTTCAATATGCGGGCTATACGATCCTGCCTGTTAGAGTGAGGAACTGATCTTGAGCTGGCAATGTACCAAAATGGGCCCTTGCCGCAAGTGTGGCAAGGTGTGTAAAAAGGGTAGAAGTCCTGGCGTGCACCTCCTGGACTTTGTCAGTCAAAAGAGACCCTAAGTTCGACCGAAAAACTAacttttatatagaattttacaGTGCGCTGTAGAGATTTATTCAGCGGCAGATGACCAGGAACGTGAGCATACCAACTGTAAATTACAACGCATGCATGAAACCTGAAATACCAAAACAGCCGAAAAGTGGATCAGACCATCTCGCCCCATCCTGCGAAGCATTTCATGCTTTAATTGAGGCCGGAAAACCGGCAGCGAAATCGGTAATGGAATGgtcattttgaaatgaatttctgtgTTATAAAACGCACCAGCTGAAAAGGCGAATTATGTGTGAATATATTGCACGTGGCGGAATTTTTCCGCAGTATTACTTTAAGCAAATTTCcatataaattacacataaaaacGGTTGATTTCTTTTTTCCCGACTGATCAATGGCAGAGCCAATTTCTCGCGTTCGATTCGTCTTTTTTAGCCAGTAATTCAACTCTAATTCATTTGCCGTAAACGGCctaatttgaatgattttcaaATAACACCGGGAACTCTGGCCTGGTGCCATAGTATATTCGACGGCGCGTGGCTTCCTCTTCCCGTTACGTTCCATGATTATTGGCCACTGTTGGTTTGGCCTGTTTGTTCAGAAGGGTCGCCTGACGCTTCTGTTTGGCTTGACGTCAAATGCGGATGAACATACCTTGCGCTTGTTATCAGTGACCGGCGTGATTGGTTTCACTTGCTTTAGATTCTCTTCATGAAATGGACGAGTTTCCGCTTTTATTGTAATGTTTGGCACAACGTcttgtttaaaatttataaaatatacttaattttcagtttagattttgtcttttttcatgttttgggaGGGGCTGTTCTCCTGTTTACCGGTGTATTTCGACAGTGCTGCCTATACTAATATTTAGATTGATATTCAGTTATTCATTTAGGATAATCTAAGTCCGTTGCATAATACTGAGTTCGTCCGAGATCTGGGCCCGCAAGATTTTTCTTGGACCAGATCTTATTTCTTTACTGAGATAATTCCTTGTAAGAGAGAAACTCGCCCACTTACTTTGGTGAGGGTAGCACTTATGTTATTTAAAAGTTTCATCCCAACAACAGTCGAACTTGGCAGGTTTTCACAATTACCTTCTCGTGTTTTATAACCACAAAAGCGACGAGGACAGTATAAGGTATGCGCTTTCATCCACATTGCTAATTTACTTGAACATTCCATTTCATACTCATACTGATACTTCCTGTATTTATCCGTACATTTACTTCCTATTCTCAGCTCAGTCCCTAGTCGTGGTTGCTATTTTTAATGAGCCTCTCATGCTGTTCCTGTCTTGAACGGCTCGTTTCATCATTGGTTTTAGCAGATGTTGTACGGACGAATGACCTTCCTGActtacagtcttccatttttattcGGACTCTTTTATGTcttctccattttttcttctgcGCTATAGTTTTGTTAAGCACTTGAATGTTGTTATATCTGATTAAACTTATTTTCCATTCAACTGTCTTGGTAAGTTTTGTTATTGGTGAAAAGGCATTCTTTATCTGCACCtttgatagaaaaaatataagatgaaaatCACCAAAAGGAGAccaacacagcaaaaaaaaaaaaaacttcaaagggAGCTTGCCAGTGTTCCATCGAGAGTTAAGTTTACAGTAAATTGTAGTGAATCATTTCAGTTTTGTTCTCTGCTTTTAATTATGTCGATCGCTCGACAAATAAACTCGAGCCACGTTAGGTCTGATCAGTACTTGAGTAGGTAAGCGCCAAGAAGTGCCCAACACGATGTGGgagaggggtgtgtgtgtgtgtgtgtgtgtgtattttaatccaagataattaagaaaaagttCGGTTGCTGATGAATTACTTTTCCCAGCCATAAGAACACTTTTTGCAGCCATTGACAGTCTCCTCGAACAGATAAACGAGATGAAAGTATGCCCTAAAGATTATAGAACctaaaaatacagcaaatgtCGTAAGAAAACCAGTGGTATAATTTTTGGTGcaggaatattttcttctttctattggCACGTTCCCTGTAAATATTCTCCTGTATCGACATAATCAGACGGG
Proteins encoded:
- the LOC136847955 gene encoding neuroligin-4, Y-linked-like; the protein is MVLKIPFLAVLCLALLCRQEAGGFFRSSNVVTTRYGSMQGLIVKPANRALGQVSVFYGVPYAAPPIGHLRFMPPMSPLSWMGLKRFQDLPPVCPQKLPDVTNRREALRRMPEGRFNYLQRLLPLLRNQNEDCLHLNIYAPIPGTCADVLFSLPRGMCE